A genomic region of Runella rosea contains the following coding sequences:
- a CDS encoding valine--tRNA ligase, which translates to MISKTYNPREIEDKWYSYWIENRYFNSKPNPDKEPYTIVIPPPNVTGVLHMGHMLNNTIQDVLVRKARMEGKEACWVPGTDHASIATEAKVVAMLKEQGIQKSDLTREEFYKYAWEWTDKYGGIILKQLRKLGASCDWDRTRFTMEPSLYDAVIDTFIDLYNKGYIYRGHRMVNWDPQAKTTVSDEEVITKEVMTKLCYLRYPIVGENEAIIIATVRPETIMADSAICVHPEDERFKHLHGKKALIPLINREIPIITDEYVTMDFGTGALKVTPAHDQNDYDLGVKHKLEIIDILTEEGKLNEKALILVGEDRFVARKKIIKLLEESGNLEKIEDYKSNVGHSERTNAVIEPRLSLQWFVRMKELCQPALENVMNDNIQLHPPKFKNTYRIWIENIRDWNISRQLWWGQQIPAYYLSDGTVIVAKNKREALRKAQHEMQLFALTEADLTQDPDVVDTWFSSWLWPISVFDGIKDPNNEDINYYYPTNDLVTAPEILFFWVMRMIIAGYEFRGELPFRNVYLTGIVRDPKGRKMSKSLGNSPEPLALIEQYGADGVRTGMLFSSPAGNDLLFDEKLCEQGRNFCNKIWNAFRLVKGWEVYSPQSPVFSAQLAVNWFESKLNQTITEVLDLFSKYRISDALNGVYKLIWDDFCSQYLEMIKPEYGQPIDKETFEATIDFFERIMALTHPFMPFITEEIWQDIRPRGEKESLCVAEYPKAKAIDTTLLANGEIFFEIVTNIRNLRSTKNISPKTALPLTIKTENKGLYQPFEGLLVKLANISEINYTTDQADGMSFLVKADEFFVNLAGELDVAAEIENLQKELEYTLGFKKSVEAKLSNERFVQNAKADVVEKERQKLADAEAKIVAIQESLIRLKA; encoded by the coding sequence ATGATTTCGAAGACCTACAATCCGCGTGAAATTGAAGACAAATGGTACAGTTATTGGATTGAAAACCGCTATTTCAATTCCAAGCCGAATCCTGATAAAGAGCCTTATACCATCGTCATTCCACCGCCCAATGTGACGGGGGTGCTGCACATGGGCCACATGCTCAACAATACCATTCAGGATGTACTCGTCCGCAAGGCACGCATGGAAGGCAAAGAAGCATGTTGGGTGCCGGGCACAGACCACGCTTCGATTGCGACCGAAGCCAAAGTGGTGGCGATGCTTAAAGAACAGGGCATTCAGAAAAGCGACCTGACCCGCGAAGAGTTTTATAAATATGCCTGGGAATGGACCGATAAATACGGCGGCATTATCTTGAAGCAATTGCGTAAACTGGGCGCCTCTTGTGATTGGGACCGCACACGGTTTACGATGGAGCCTTCACTTTATGATGCCGTCATTGACACTTTTATTGACCTTTACAACAAAGGCTACATTTATCGGGGGCACCGCATGGTCAATTGGGATCCACAGGCCAAAACCACCGTATCCGACGAGGAAGTCATCACCAAAGAGGTAATGACGAAGCTGTGCTACTTGCGGTATCCTATCGTGGGAGAGAACGAGGCAATTATCATTGCCACGGTTCGCCCTGAAACCATCATGGCCGACTCTGCCATTTGTGTTCACCCCGAGGATGAGCGTTTTAAGCATTTGCACGGTAAAAAAGCGCTTATTCCGCTCATCAACCGTGAGATTCCGATTATTACGGATGAATACGTAACGATGGATTTTGGAACGGGAGCCTTGAAGGTGACGCCTGCGCACGACCAAAACGACTACGATTTGGGTGTAAAACACAAACTCGAAATCATCGACATTTTGACCGAAGAAGGAAAACTCAACGAGAAAGCGCTGATTTTGGTGGGCGAAGACCGTTTTGTGGCCCGAAAAAAAATAATCAAACTGCTCGAAGAATCGGGAAATTTGGAGAAAATAGAAGACTACAAAAGCAACGTCGGTCACTCTGAGCGAACAAACGCCGTCATTGAGCCGCGCTTGTCGTTGCAGTGGTTTGTGCGGATGAAGGAGCTGTGTCAACCCGCGCTCGAAAACGTGATGAATGACAATATTCAGCTTCATCCGCCTAAGTTTAAAAATACGTATCGAATCTGGATTGAAAATATTCGCGACTGGAACATCAGCCGGCAGTTGTGGTGGGGACAACAAATTCCTGCCTATTATTTGTCGGATGGTACCGTGATTGTGGCCAAAAACAAGCGTGAGGCTCTTCGCAAAGCCCAGCACGAAATGCAGTTGTTTGCTCTGACCGAAGCCGACTTGACCCAAGACCCCGACGTGGTGGATACGTGGTTTAGCTCGTGGCTGTGGCCTATTTCGGTTTTTGACGGTATCAAGGACCCCAACAACGAGGACATCAACTATTATTACCCTACCAATGACCTCGTTACGGCGCCCGAAATTCTGTTTTTCTGGGTTATGCGGATGATTATCGCAGGTTATGAGTTCCGAGGTGAATTGCCTTTCCGGAACGTCTACCTGACGGGAATTGTGCGTGACCCCAAAGGGCGTAAAATGTCGAAATCGTTGGGGAATTCTCCTGAGCCGTTGGCCTTGATTGAACAATACGGCGCCGATGGCGTACGTACGGGAATGTTGTTTAGCTCGCCCGCTGGAAATGATTTGTTGTTTGACGAAAAACTTTGCGAGCAGGGCCGCAACTTCTGCAATAAGATTTGGAACGCATTTCGTCTGGTTAAAGGATGGGAAGTGTACAGCCCACAGTCTCCAGTTTTTAGTGCACAATTGGCGGTCAATTGGTTTGAGTCAAAACTCAACCAAACAATTACGGAAGTCCTTGATTTGTTCTCAAAATACCGCATTTCGGATGCCCTCAACGGAGTGTATAAATTGATTTGGGATGATTTCTGCTCGCAGTATCTGGAAATGATTAAACCAGAATACGGCCAACCCATTGATAAAGAAACGTTTGAAGCGACCATTGATTTCTTTGAACGCATCATGGCGCTGACGCATCCTTTCATGCCGTTTATCACCGAAGAAATTTGGCAGGATATTCGTCCGAGAGGAGAGAAGGAAAGTCTTTGCGTGGCCGAGTATCCTAAGGCCAAAGCAATTGATACCACGCTTTTGGCTAACGGTGAGATTTTCTTTGAGATTGTGACCAACATCCGCAACCTACGGAGTACCAAGAATATAAGCCCTAAAACGGCATTGCCTTTGACGATAAAGACCGAAAATAAAGGCCTTTACCAGCCTTTTGAAGGGTTATTGGTGAAACTGGCCAATATTTCCGAAATCAATTACACCACCGACCAAGCTGATGGGATGTCGTTTTTGGTGAAAGCCGATGAGTTTTTTGTGAATCTCGCGGGGGAACTTGACGTAGCCGCAGAAATCGAAAACCTGCAAAAGGAATTGGAATACACGTTGGGCTTTAAAAAATCGGTAGAAGCAAAGCTATCAAACGAACGTTTCGTCCAAAACGCCAAAGCGGATGTGGTCGAAAAAGAACGCCAAAAACTCGCCGATGCCGAAGCTAAAATTGTCGCGATTCAGGAATCGCTGATTCGTCTGAAAGCGTAG
- a CDS encoding Lrp/AsnC family transcriptional regulator, translating into MKLDQIDRKVLDILQANAKITNAQLSKEIGLSPAPTLERVKKLEQHGIIQSYHAQLDREKVGLGVTTFIQVSLTGHKKDVTDSFARRINEIPEIIECHHITGSGDFLLKVISKDIASYQKLLLECINEIEEVANTQTMVILSTFKESKVLPIPY; encoded by the coding sequence ATGAAATTAGACCAAATAGACCGCAAGGTTTTGGACATTTTGCAAGCTAACGCAAAAATTACCAATGCACAACTTTCGAAAGAAATTGGTCTTTCTCCGGCTCCGACCCTGGAACGGGTAAAGAAACTCGAACAGCATGGTATTATTCAAAGTTATCACGCACAGTTAGATCGCGAAAAAGTAGGGTTGGGCGTCACAACTTTTATCCAAGTATCTTTGACTGGTCACAAAAAAGATGTTACAGATTCGTTTGCCCGAAGAATAAACGAAATTCCCGAAATCATAGAGTGCCACCATATTACGGGTTCAGGAGACTTTTTATTGAAAGTGATTTCGAAAGACATCGCGTCTTATCAGAAATTATTATTGGAGTGCATCAATGAAATTGAGGAAGTAGCCAATACCCAAACCATGGTGATTCTTTCGACTTTCAAGGAAAGCAAGGTTTTACCAATCCCTTATTAA
- a CDS encoding D-glycero-alpha-D-manno-heptose-1,7-bisphosphate 7-phosphatase, giving the protein MKKKCVFLDRDGVLNQDTEGYLYQVEEMIIPEGVVEGLKKMKDAGYLLIVVTNQAGIAKGLYSKEEVWKCHQYFQEQCGHLLDDLYFCSHHPDYDSRSLMRKPESLMLEKAIAKYDIDVMSSWMVGDRSRDMQAGKRVGVRTIHLTSAPEKSAGDSYASNFLDVTQLVVEAN; this is encoded by the coding sequence ATGAAGAAAAAGTGTGTATTTCTAGACCGTGACGGTGTTCTGAATCAAGATACGGAAGGGTATCTGTATCAAGTAGAAGAAATGATTATCCCAGAAGGAGTGGTAGAAGGACTGAAGAAAATGAAAGATGCGGGATATTTATTGATTGTTGTGACCAATCAGGCGGGTATTGCCAAAGGGCTCTACTCAAAGGAGGAGGTATGGAAATGTCACCAGTATTTCCAGGAGCAATGCGGACATTTATTGGATGATTTATATTTCTGCTCACATCATCCTGATTATGATAGCCGTTCGCTGATGCGCAAGCCCGAGTCACTTATGCTTGAAAAAGCAATTGCCAAATACGACATTGATGTGATGTCTTCTTGGATGGTGGGCGACCGCTCCCGCGATATGCAGGCAGGAAAACGTGTTGGAGTACGCACAATACACCTTACCTCCGCACCTGAAAAATCGGCTGGGGATAGTTACGCATCTAATTTCTTAGATGTCACTCAATTGGTTGTGGAAGCTAATTAG